The following are encoded in a window of Paraburkholderia hospita genomic DNA:
- a CDS encoding phosphoribulokinase — protein sequence MSIKHPIVAVTGSSGAGTTTVMNSFQHIFRREKLNAQIVEGDAFHRFDRAAMRVAMKEAEETRRQFSHFGPEANLLEELAALFCEYAATGGGRVRKYLHDEAEAAEYDLEPGMFGPWTDIEPPTDLLFYEGLHGGFIGRGIDVAQHADLLVGVVPIINLEWIQKLHRDKTLRGYSQEAVMDTILRRMPDYAHHICPQFSRTHVNFQRVPTVDTSNPFTARDIPSADESFVVIRFTNPKGIDFPYLLTMLHDSFMSRPNVIVVPGGKMGLAMQLIFTPMILQMIDRQKRAA from the coding sequence ATGTCGATCAAACATCCGATTGTCGCGGTAACGGGTTCGAGTGGGGCTGGGACGACGACCGTGATGAACAGCTTTCAGCACATCTTCCGGCGCGAGAAGCTCAATGCGCAGATTGTCGAAGGCGATGCGTTCCATCGCTTTGACCGTGCCGCGATGCGCGTCGCGATGAAAGAGGCGGAGGAAACCCGCCGTCAGTTCAGCCACTTCGGCCCGGAAGCGAACCTGCTGGAGGAACTCGCGGCGTTGTTTTGCGAGTACGCGGCAACGGGGGGAGGGCGGGTGCGCAAGTATCTGCACGACGAGGCGGAAGCGGCGGAATACGATCTCGAACCCGGCATGTTCGGACCGTGGACGGACATCGAGCCGCCTACCGATCTGCTTTTCTACGAGGGACTGCACGGCGGATTCATCGGCCGCGGAATCGATGTGGCGCAACACGCCGATCTGCTCGTGGGCGTCGTCCCCATCATCAACCTCGAATGGATCCAGAAGCTGCATCGGGACAAGACACTGCGTGGCTATTCGCAGGAAGCCGTGATGGACACGATCTTGCGCCGGATGCCGGACTACGCTCACCATATCTGTCCTCAGTTCAGCCGCACGCATGTCAACTTTCAGCGCGTGCCGACGGTGGACACGTCAAACCCCTTTACCGCCCGCGACATTCCGAGCGCCGACGAAAGCTTTGTCGTCATCCGCTTTACCAACCCGAAGGGGATCGACTTTCCCTATCTGCTGACGATGCTGCACGACTCCTTCATGAGCCGGCCCAATGTCATCGTCGTGCCGGGCGGCAAGATGGGGCTCGCCATGCAACTGATCTTCACGCCCATGATCCTGCAGATGATCGACCGCCAGAAGCGGGCGGCCTGA
- a CDS encoding sigma-54-dependent Fis family transcriptional regulator, which produces MSSCQPLAEKDKQVEAIMRERLLGGFAPSAPVVRSWTRCIEDYGLDPDVCVAPPVMTSAELALRREQSTDLIDCAKLEMATLYQQLGDPELAVVMTDADGVILHLASSPEFAGEVEDWGLCAGAIWNERAAGTNGMGTCLAEGKSIAVRQHEHFYRRYTTLTCAAAPVFDERGTIAGVLDVTSRSPLLQQHSLVLVGMSRQMIENRLLDARHTQAYRIQFHSRPEFVGTLHAGKLTVDEDGTILGANRSALVQLGFVTLDEIAGQSVTEIFNASLSEIVARSARSSFYPVAIYRTHGSSRFFVVAQEPRDRAARDAVAPAPAAASFDDAAPDQPATPAPARRPTRITRPTGASRVEFGDAQIASQFDLGARVIDRGISVLVHGETGSGKEVFANALHAASERNSGPFVAVNCASLPEHLIESELFGYRAGAFTGAQREGRRGKILQADGGTLFLDEIGDMPLALQARLLRVLEEREVTPLGSETVVKVDFQLVSASHRDLAELVESGQFREDLYYRLNGVMLELPPLRARKDKLALIRHLLEKENTPALRISADVRQILLDSDWPGNIRQLRNVLRTAVALCDGDELTTAHLPAWLVHREKNLHRQQAASTASVPQESDDADDAEGEASIAAPLNAILLAERKALLALLDKHRWNVSQVAIALGITRNTLYRKMRRVNIKT; this is translated from the coding sequence ATGTCGTCATGCCAGCCGCTCGCGGAAAAGGATAAACAGGTCGAAGCCATCATGCGCGAGCGTCTTCTTGGCGGATTCGCCCCGAGCGCGCCCGTGGTCCGCTCATGGACGCGCTGCATCGAAGACTATGGACTCGATCCTGACGTGTGCGTGGCGCCCCCCGTGATGACAAGCGCGGAACTTGCGCTGCGCCGCGAGCAGAGCACCGATCTGATCGATTGCGCGAAGCTCGAAATGGCGACGCTCTATCAGCAGCTCGGCGATCCCGAACTCGCCGTCGTGATGACCGACGCGGATGGCGTCATCCTGCATCTCGCGTCGTCGCCCGAATTCGCAGGCGAAGTCGAAGACTGGGGATTGTGCGCGGGCGCTATATGGAACGAACGGGCAGCTGGCACCAACGGCATGGGCACCTGTCTCGCCGAAGGCAAAAGCATCGCCGTGCGCCAGCACGAACACTTCTACCGGCGCTACACCACGCTGACGTGCGCGGCCGCGCCCGTATTCGACGAACGCGGCACGATCGCGGGCGTGCTCGACGTCACGAGCCGCTCACCGCTATTGCAGCAACATTCGCTCGTGCTCGTCGGCATGTCCCGGCAGATGATCGAAAACCGCTTGCTCGATGCACGTCATACGCAGGCCTACCGGATCCAGTTTCACAGCCGCCCCGAGTTCGTCGGCACGCTGCACGCGGGCAAGCTCACTGTCGACGAGGATGGCACGATACTCGGCGCCAATCGCAGCGCACTCGTGCAACTGGGTTTCGTGACGCTCGATGAGATCGCAGGCCAATCCGTCACCGAAATCTTCAATGCATCGCTGAGTGAAATCGTGGCGCGCAGCGCGCGCAGTTCGTTTTATCCCGTCGCGATCTATCGCACGCATGGGTCGAGCCGCTTTTTTGTCGTCGCGCAGGAACCGCGCGATCGCGCCGCGCGCGACGCGGTCGCGCCGGCACCTGCTGCCGCTTCCTTCGACGACGCAGCGCCCGATCAACCCGCGACGCCCGCACCCGCCCGACGGCCAACGCGTATCACTCGGCCCACAGGCGCATCGCGTGTCGAATTCGGCGACGCGCAGATTGCCAGCCAGTTCGATCTAGGCGCACGCGTGATCGATCGCGGCATTTCCGTGCTGGTTCACGGCGAGACGGGCAGCGGCAAGGAAGTGTTCGCCAATGCGCTGCATGCGGCAAGCGAGCGCAACAGCGGTCCGTTTGTCGCCGTCAACTGTGCTTCGTTGCCGGAACATCTGATCGAGAGCGAACTGTTCGGCTACCGGGCCGGCGCCTTTACAGGCGCGCAGCGCGAAGGGCGACGCGGCAAGATCCTGCAAGCCGATGGCGGCACGCTCTTTCTCGACGAGATCGGCGACATGCCGCTCGCCTTGCAGGCGCGCCTGTTGCGAGTGCTGGAAGAACGCGAAGTCACGCCACTCGGTTCCGAAACCGTCGTCAAGGTGGACTTCCAGCTCGTGAGCGCAAGCCACCGTGATCTGGCGGAACTGGTTGAAAGCGGTCAGTTTCGCGAGGATCTGTACTACCGCCTGAACGGCGTGATGCTCGAACTGCCTCCGCTGCGCGCGCGCAAGGACAAGCTTGCGTTGATCCGCCATCTGCTCGAAAAAGAGAACACCCCTGCCCTGCGGATTTCAGCGGACGTGCGCCAGATTCTGCTCGATAGCGACTGGCCCGGGAATATCCGCCAGCTTCGCAACGTGCTGCGCACGGCGGTCGCCCTTTGCGATGGCGATGAACTCACCACGGCCCATCTGCCCGCCTGGCTCGTGCATCGGGAGAAGAACCTGCACCGTCAGCAAGCTGCCAGCACGGCATCGGTGCCGCAAGAATCCGACGATGCCGACGATGCAGAAGGCGAAGCAAGCATCGCCGCGCCGCTCAATGCGATCCTGCTGGCCGAACGCAAAGCACTGCTCGCGCTGCTGGACAAGCATCGCTGGAACGTGAGCCAGGTCGCGATTGCACTCGGCATCACGCGCAATACGCTGTACCGCAAAATGAGGCGCGTGAACATCAAGACGTGA
- the gph gene encoding phosphoglycolate phosphatase (PGP is an essential enzyme in the glycolate salvage pathway in higher organisms (photorespiration in plants). Phosphoglycolate results from the oxidase activity of RubisCO in the Calvin cycle when concentrations of carbon dioxide are low relative to oxygen. This enzyme is a member of the Haloacid Dehalogenase (HAD) superfamily of aspartate-nucleophile hydrolase enzymes (PF00702).), with translation MQVMPRNLPIDAVLFDLDGTLLHTSPDIGNALNRALTENGFPLLAPGVAQTLIGGGSAILIDRALTLLGVEARASTLDLVLRRYETCYHQLCRHEDQQTQLYPGIESTLDSLRGMGLKLGVVTNKESRFVEPLMWRFGLHAWFDMIVDGDARLPHKPDPDPLLHACEALGVDPAHTLFVGDCVTDALAAQAAGMPMVCVSYGYSSDHPVSKLPCMRVIDTIAELTELIGGPRKWHGSTRIDHGIAGQEISASQLN, from the coding sequence ATGCAAGTCATGCCGCGCAATCTGCCGATTGATGCCGTGCTGTTCGATCTCGATGGCACGCTGTTGCATACCTCGCCGGACATCGGCAATGCGCTCAACCGGGCGCTGACCGAAAACGGTTTTCCCTTGCTCGCGCCCGGCGTTGCGCAGACCTTGATTGGCGGCGGCTCCGCGATACTGATCGACCGCGCGTTGACGCTGTTGGGTGTGGAGGCGCGCGCTTCGACGCTCGATCTCGTTCTGCGCCGCTATGAGACGTGCTACCACCAGCTCTGCCGCCACGAAGATCAACAGACGCAGCTGTATCCCGGCATCGAGTCGACGCTCGACAGCTTGCGCGGCATGGGCCTCAAGCTCGGCGTCGTCACCAACAAGGAGTCGCGCTTCGTCGAGCCGCTGATGTGGCGCTTTGGTTTGCACGCATGGTTCGACATGATCGTCGACGGAGACGCGCGCTTGCCGCACAAGCCCGATCCCGATCCGCTTCTGCATGCCTGCGAGGCGCTGGGTGTCGATCCCGCGCATACGCTTTTTGTCGGCGATTGCGTGACGGATGCGCTCGCGGCGCAGGCGGCAGGCATGCCGATGGTGTGTGTCAGCTATGGATACAGCAGCGACCACCCGGTGAGCAAATTGCCGTGCATGCGCGTGATCGACACGATCGCCGAGTTGACGGAGCTGATAGGCGGCCCGCGCAAATGGCACGGCTCAACGCGTATCGATCACGGCATCGCCGGGCAGGAGATATCCGCAAGCCAGCTGAATTGA
- the narL gene encoding two-component system response regulator NarL, with protein sequence MVPHTVLLIDDHALFRKGVAQLIQMNPAFEIAGEATSGHDGIEMAVRLKPDVVLIDLNMPRMNGIETLEGMREAGVDARFIMLTVSDNERDVVAALRAGAHGYLLKDMDPEDLCISLQKALKGTAVLSESVTGSLVHALSGGQRIPAAQNDLTAREVEVFDHLVAGLCNKAIARKLDISVGTVKVHVKHVLRKLDLHSRLEAVLWQQEHGSRSHH encoded by the coding sequence ATGGTCCCTCACACAGTACTTCTCATCGACGACCACGCGTTGTTTCGCAAGGGCGTCGCGCAACTGATCCAGATGAACCCGGCGTTCGAGATCGCGGGCGAAGCGACCTCGGGCCACGATGGCATCGAGATGGCCGTCCGGCTCAAGCCGGACGTCGTCCTGATCGACCTGAACATGCCGCGCATGAACGGTATCGAAACGCTCGAAGGCATGCGCGAAGCAGGCGTTGACGCGCGTTTCATCATGCTGACGGTGTCCGACAATGAGCGCGACGTGGTGGCCGCGTTGCGCGCGGGCGCGCACGGCTATCTGTTGAAGGACATGGACCCCGAAGACCTGTGCATATCGCTGCAAAAGGCGCTCAAGGGCACGGCCGTCCTCAGCGAGTCCGTCACGGGCAGTCTCGTTCATGCGCTCTCGGGCGGCCAGCGCATTCCCGCGGCGCAGAACGATCTGACGGCACGCGAGGTCGAGGTGTTCGACCATCTGGTGGCGGGTCTGTGCAACAAGGCCATCGCGCGCAAGCTCGATATCAGCGTGGGGACCGTGAAGGTGCACGTCAAGCACGTGCTGCGCAAGCTCGACCTTCACTCGCGTCTTGAAGCCGTCCTGTGGCAGCAGGAGCACGGCTCGCGTTCGCACCACTGA